A stretch of Macadamia integrifolia cultivar HAES 741 chromosome 7, SCU_Mint_v3, whole genome shotgun sequence DNA encodes these proteins:
- the LOC122083311 gene encoding uncharacterized protein LOC122083311 translates to MHAKSDSEVTSLDASSPPRSPRRPLYYVQSPSQNDVEKMSYGSSPLGSPHHYHSSPIHHSRESSTTRFSASLKNPRNVTAWKKIHREIEEGEDEDDVDASSKGSGEVARFYVICFVFSFVVLFTMFSLILWGASKPYKPKISIKSMVFESFNIQAGMDNSGVPTDMMSLNSTVKIWFRNPATFFGVHVTSTPLELYYYQLKLATGYMEKFYQSRKSQRMITVIVKGSQVPMYGGVSNVNGGKQDQTSLAVPLNLTFLVRSRAYVLGKLVKPKFYRSIRCAVTLHGSLLGKPLPLLHSCVYQ, encoded by the exons ACTCGGAGGTTACGAGTCTAGACGCGTCGTCGCCGCCACGATCACCCCGGCGGCCCCTCTACTACGTGCAGAGTCCGTCACAAAACGATGTGGAGAAGATGTCGTACGGGTCGAGCCCTTTGGGTTCCCCACATCACTACCATTCTTCTCCCATTCATCACTCCCGTGAGTCATCCACCACTAGATTCTCCGCTTCTTTAAAAAACCCTAGGAACGTCACCGCATGGAAGAAGATCCACAGAGAGATCGAAGAGGGAGAAGACGAAGACGATGTTGACGCAAGTAGTAAGGGTTCTGGCGAGGTTGCGAGGTTCTATGTGATCTGTTTCGTTTTCTCCTTCGTCGTTCTGTTCACGATGTTCTCTTTGATCTTGTGGGGCGCAAGCAAgccatacaaacccaaaatctcCATTAAG AGTATGGTGTTCGAGAGCTTTAACATACAAGCAGGTATGGACAACTCGGGAGTCCCAACCGATATGATGTCATTAAATTCGACGGTCAAGATTTGGTTCCGGAACCCAGCCACCTTCTTCGGTGTCCACGTCACTTCCACGCCACTCGAACTCTACTACTATCAGCTCAAGCTGGCCACTGGATAT ATGGAGAAGTTCTACCAATCGAGGAAGAGCCAGCGGATGATAACGGTGATTGTGAAGGGAAGCCAAGTGCCAATGTACGGAGGGGTCTCGAATGTGAACGGGGGAAAGCAGGACCAAACGAGCTTGGCGGTGCCACTGAACCTAACATTCCTGGTGAGGTCCAGGGCTTACGTTCTTGGGAAGCTGGTGAAGCCCAAGTTTTATCGGAGCATCCGTTGCGCCGTCACTTTGCATGGCAGCCTACTTGGCAAGCCCCTCCCTTTACTCCATTCTTGTGTCTATCAATGA
- the LOC122083210 gene encoding dehydrin COR410-like, protein MAEEHQKCSDQECNTGPTTTSVETTDRGLFDFLGKKKDEKPQPAQEEVIVQEEEVMVNEFEKFKVSEQPEGYKKEEEVEKKPGLLEKLHRSKSNSSSSSSDDEEEVEEGGEKKKKKKKGLKETLKEKMAGDKEEEKKEELKYKEEVKKEELKHKEEEKREELEFKEEKKREELEYKEEEKREEREEKEEDTSVPIERYDDVSEVTPQGEAAQPEEKKGFMEKIKGKLPGHHKKPEEPIPTSPAPSPVTESAGEVHPQEGEAKEKKGIFEKIKEKLPGYHKNGDQEKKEEYAGGN, encoded by the exons ATGGcggaagaacaccagaaatgCAGTGATCAAGAGTGCAATACCGGCCCCACCACGACCAGCGTGGAGACCACGGATCGTGGGTTGTTCGATTTCTTGGGGAAGAAAAAGGACGAGAAGCCACAACCAGCACAAGAGGAGGTGATCGTACAGGAGGAGGAAGTGATGGTCAACGAGTTTGAGAAGTTCAAGGTGTCAGAACAACCCGAAGGGTacaagaaagaagaggaggttGAGAAGAAGCCTGGCCTCCTTGAGAAGCTTCACCGATCTAAAAGCAACTCCAGTAGCTCG TCTAGCGATGATgaggaagaagtagaagagggaggagagaagaaaaagaagaaaaagaagggattgAAGGAAACGCTCAAGGAGAAGATGGCGGGTGacaaggaagaggagaagaaggaggagctAAAATACAAGGAAGAGGTTAAGAAGGAGGAGCTAAAACacaaggaagaggagaagagagaggagttaGAAttcaaggaagagaagaagagagaggagttaGAATacaaggaagaggagaagagagaggagagagaggagaaagaagaagacaccTCCGTCCCCATCGAGAGGTATGACGACGTCAGCGAAGTCACACCTCAAGGTGAGGCAGCACAGCcagaggagaagaagggttTTATGGAAAAGATCAAAGGGAAGCTACCTGGCCACCACAAGAAACCGGAAGAACCCATCCCCACTTCGCCTGCGCCTTCCCCGGTTACTGAGTCTGCCGGAGAAGTGCATCCTCAGGAAGGCGAGgccaaagagaagaagggaatcTTCGAGAAGATCAAGGAAAAATTGCCGGGCTACCATAAGAACGGTGATCAGGAGAAAAAAGAGGAGTATGCAGGTGGCAACTAA